Proteins co-encoded in one Paracrocinitomix mangrovi genomic window:
- a CDS encoding GatB/YqeY domain-containing protein, whose product MSLTEQINEDIKTAMKAKEADKLAALRDIKSKLLLEATSGGGEVTEDTENKVIMKLYKQRMDTYDLYIKEGREDLAADEKFQAEVIAAYMPEQMSEDEIRKVVQEKIAAVGASGPQDMGKVMGPIMGQLNGKADGKVISDIVKQELNK is encoded by the coding sequence ATGAGTTTAACAGAACAAATCAACGAAGACATCAAGACAGCAATGAAAGCCAAAGAGGCAGATAAGTTAGCTGCATTAAGAGATATTAAATCTAAACTGCTATTAGAAGCAACAAGTGGAGGAGGAGAAGTTACAGAAGATACAGAGAATAAAGTCATCATGAAATTGTACAAGCAAAGAATGGATACTTATGATTTGTATATCAAAGAAGGACGAGAAGATTTAGCTGCAGATGAAAAATTTCAAGCTGAAGTAATTGCCGCATATATGCCGGAGCAAATGTCAGAGGATGAAATTAGAAAAGTAGTGCAAGAAAAAATTGCAGCAGTTGGAGCTAGCGGACCTCAGGATATGGGTAAAGTAATGGGACCAATAATGGGGCAGTTGAACGGAAAGGCTGATGGTAAAGTAATTTCAGATATCGTTAAGCAAGAACTTAATAAGTAA
- a CDS encoding sensor histidine kinase has translation MNGFSLFGQELVFRNYGVDDGLPTTEIHDSYLDINGYLWFATDRGLVRFDGVDFKVFTNSDGLENIVIFRFHPENNHKVWFNDTKNHIYWFDPTATDVVFEPYRHNEDINHLIDSKYYIRSIWRDSLDRFYFSSKERPGLYIIDEDGNGSINYRGAAYNPDRISKGIGENIDIFLSVEIFNKKIDHSFYAGYYDDFESPGELYVLDNLYHEQKKYSVKIDKRTIAYDRLGISDSYYGEEISYILFCDLLLEVSKKGIKSARLQSLGYEVEVFDNLIYVGTSKGVEVFSRELELQYTFLESEQVTSMILDDNKGLWVTTGTSGIFYAPSIDIHKFPLIKPIDDAIKKVYVDSNYVLITEMGNSAFLLNRESGETMILDQFRTVQEIFSRKELSDLPDLFHHWSDTGALYYYTLNNSALYQSKGVWQNWFVDKTYIYKVKDDKIEQVRLEVPKLNDLIKVTPDSALLATESGLYAFKDAQLSHLDTLNPLLRSTMNQIEAFRGGYLIGTLGEGVVFYEEGHTINLDQTKGLLSSAINTIFVENDSSFWVGSNMGLNHVLVDEHQKNVDVYSYTKTTGLIDNEINAIYLFNDTLYVASKLGVSYFHKDALTKGEFLNDDLLGIDSIKVDGVTTTYIYDKIEFIENQQVVVYLNQMSYYNKKGIKYQYKIDNESSEWKNLNGSELNLPNYESGQFRLLMRSYFQGDYSKPISLELKILTPWQKTWWAIGIFALTTLGVVVLLFIYFLRRIQNRKQLEIDKVQLELKALISQMNPHFTFNTINSIQNYIANKDSKEALNYLADFASLIRMSLDFAKKEFVTLAEEINFLKLYVNLENKRFGGNIDFVVNVNAEHDVNRIAFPALLLQPVIENAIVHGLKDVNYQGEITLNIIDNSDHFEVVLIDNGKGYKANEPSKYKTSASYGLSIIKDRIRLYNAQFYKEGDFAITNRADGASGTMVRIKLHKKNHH, from the coding sequence ATGAACGGCTTTAGCCTGTTTGGTCAAGAGCTTGTGTTCAGAAATTACGGCGTAGATGATGGCTTGCCTACAACTGAAATTCACGATAGTTACTTGGACATTAATGGTTATCTATGGTTTGCTACAGATCGTGGTTTAGTTAGATTTGATGGGGTTGATTTTAAGGTGTTTACTAATAGTGATGGTCTTGAAAATATTGTAATCTTCAGGTTTCATCCAGAAAACAATCACAAGGTGTGGTTTAATGATACCAAGAATCACATCTACTGGTTTGATCCAACTGCCACTGATGTTGTTTTTGAACCATACCGACATAATGAGGATATAAATCATTTAATTGATTCAAAGTATTATATAAGAAGTATTTGGAGGGACTCTTTGGATAGATTTTATTTCAGTTCCAAAGAAAGACCCGGCTTATACATAATTGATGAAGATGGTAACGGGAGTATAAATTATAGAGGTGCAGCATACAATCCGGATAGAATATCAAAAGGAATTGGAGAAAACATTGATATTTTTCTCAGTGTAGAAATATTTAATAAGAAGATAGATCATTCATTTTACGCAGGATATTATGATGATTTTGAGTCTCCCGGAGAATTGTATGTGCTGGATAATCTTTACCATGAACAAAAAAAATATTCAGTAAAAATTGATAAACGCACTATTGCATATGACAGATTGGGGATTTCAGACTCATATTACGGTGAGGAAATTTCTTATATATTGTTTTGCGACTTGTTATTGGAAGTGTCTAAAAAAGGGATTAAATCAGCCAGATTACAAAGTTTGGGATATGAAGTAGAGGTCTTTGACAATTTGATTTACGTAGGAACTTCAAAAGGAGTAGAAGTTTTTTCAAGAGAACTAGAATTACAATATACATTTTTGGAAAGTGAGCAAGTTACCTCTATGATATTGGATGACAATAAAGGTTTATGGGTAACAACCGGTACTTCCGGTATTTTTTATGCACCATCTATTGACATTCATAAATTTCCACTAATCAAACCAATTGATGATGCCATTAAAAAGGTTTACGTTGATAGCAATTATGTGTTAATTACAGAAATGGGAAATTCAGCCTTTTTACTTAATAGGGAATCTGGTGAAACAATGATATTGGATCAATTTAGAACTGTTCAAGAAATTTTTTCCCGAAAAGAACTGAGTGATCTTCCGGATTTATTTCATCACTGGTCAGATACCGGTGCCTTATATTATTATACATTAAACAATTCAGCATTATATCAATCAAAAGGTGTTTGGCAAAATTGGTTTGTAGATAAAACCTATATATATAAGGTGAAAGATGATAAAATAGAGCAAGTTAGATTAGAGGTTCCTAAATTAAATGATCTTATAAAAGTAACGCCAGACAGTGCTCTTCTTGCTACAGAAAGTGGACTTTATGCATTCAAAGACGCTCAGCTATCTCATCTTGATACATTAAATCCCTTGCTTCGTTCCACAATGAATCAAATTGAAGCATTCAGAGGAGGATATTTAATAGGGACATTAGGAGAAGGCGTTGTGTTTTATGAAGAGGGGCATACAATTAATCTCGATCAAACAAAAGGATTACTTTCTTCCGCCATTAATACAATTTTTGTTGAGAACGATTCAAGTTTTTGGGTGGGTTCAAATATGGGCTTAAATCATGTTTTAGTGGATGAACATCAAAAGAATGTTGATGTATATTCTTATACTAAAACTACTGGTTTGATTGATAATGAAATTAATGCGATTTATCTTTTTAATGATACATTATATGTTGCATCAAAATTGGGAGTAAGTTATTTCCACAAAGATGCTTTGACTAAAGGTGAATTCCTAAATGATGATTTGTTAGGTATTGATTCAATTAAAGTGGATGGAGTTACTACAACTTACATTTATGATAAAATTGAATTTATTGAAAACCAACAAGTTGTTGTTTACCTCAATCAAATGTCTTATTACAATAAAAAAGGAATTAAGTATCAATATAAAATTGATAATGAGTCATCTGAATGGAAAAATTTAAATGGAAGTGAGTTAAATCTACCCAATTATGAAAGTGGTCAGTTTAGATTATTGATGCGTTCTTATTTCCAAGGAGATTATAGTAAGCCAATCTCACTTGAATTGAAAATTCTTACACCCTGGCAAAAAACCTGGTGGGCAATTGGGATTTTTGCTTTGACTACTTTGGGGGTAGTTGTTTTATTATTTATTTATTTTTTAAGAAGAATTCAAAACAGAAAACAACTTGAAATTGATAAAGTACAACTAGAGTTAAAGGCTCTAATTTCTCAAATGAATCCTCATTTTACATTCAATACTATTAATTCTATCCAAAATTACATTGCCAATAAGGATTCTAAAGAAGCCCTAAATTACCTTGCTGATTTTGCAAGTTTGATTAGAATGTCATTGGATTTTGCCAAAAAAGAATTTGTGACTTTGGCGGAGGAAATAAATTTCTTGAAACTTTACGTTAATCTTGAAAATAAGAGATTCGGGGGTAATATAGATTTTGTTGTCAATGTTAATGCAGAACATGACGTCAATAGGATTGCTTTTCCCGCATTGCTTTTACAGCCGGTAATTGAAAACGCTATAGTACATGGATTAAAGGATGTAAATTACCAGGGAGAGATTACACTCAATATTATTGATAACTCAGATCATTTTGAAGTTGTTTTAATTGATAATGGAAAAGGATATAAAGCCAATGAGCCATCAAAGTATAAAACATCCGCTTCGTATGGATTGTCTATTATCAAAGATCGAATCAGGCTATATAATGCTCAATTTTATAAGGAAGGTGATTTTGCAATAACAAATAGGGCAGATGGAGCTTCTGGAACAATGGTGAGAATTAAATTGCACAAAAAGAACCATCATTAA
- the ftsA gene encoding cell division protein FtsA translates to MAEIVVGLDIGTTKIACIVGRRNEHGKIEILSMGKFESVGVTRGVVSNIEKTVHSIKAAVELAQERAKGDLTVRVVNVGIAGQHISSLQHRGMLMRDDLDKEISQQDIDALVEDMYKLVMQPGEEIVHVLPQEYIVDSEKGIKDPIGMAGVRLEANFHIITGQVAAAKNIKKCVDKADLEVDELILEPIASAEAVLSEEEKEAGVVLVDIGGGTTDVAIFQDGIIRHTAIIPFGGNVITEDIKEGCTIMKRHAEKLKQKFGSALASECQDNEVVCIPGLRGRDPKEISIRNLAAIIQARMEEIIEHVYYEIKNSGYEKKLIGGIVVTGGGAQLKHITQLFEYITGMDTRIGYPNEHLASSTVVDNITSPMYATGIGLVIQGFKHNSYMNTEVEDKFNAAKNHSTKRKGSFFDKILTKSRAWFEEEDED, encoded by the coding sequence ATGGCAGAAATTGTTGTAGGATTAGATATCGGAACCACTAAAATCGCTTGTATCGTTGGACGTAGAAACGAACACGGTAAAATAGAGATTTTATCAATGGGTAAATTCGAAAGTGTTGGAGTTACTAGAGGTGTAGTGTCTAACATTGAAAAAACTGTGCATTCAATTAAAGCAGCAGTTGAGTTGGCTCAAGAAAGAGCTAAAGGCGATTTAACTGTTCGTGTTGTCAATGTTGGTATTGCAGGTCAACACATTAGTAGTTTGCAACACAGAGGAATGTTGATGAGAGATGATTTAGATAAAGAAATCTCACAACAAGACATTGATGCCTTAGTTGAAGATATGTACAAATTGGTGATGCAGCCGGGAGAAGAAATCGTGCATGTATTGCCGCAAGAATATATTGTTGATAGCGAAAAAGGAATTAAAGATCCTATAGGTATGGCCGGAGTAAGATTGGAAGCTAATTTCCATATTATAACGGGTCAGGTTGCTGCAGCTAAAAACATTAAAAAATGTGTTGATAAAGCAGATTTAGAGGTTGATGAGTTAATCCTTGAGCCAATTGCATCTGCAGAAGCTGTTCTTTCAGAAGAAGAAAAAGAAGCAGGAGTAGTGTTGGTTGATATAGGAGGTGGTACTACAGATGTTGCCATTTTCCAGGATGGAATCATCAGACATACTGCAATTATTCCTTTTGGAGGAAACGTTATCACTGAAGATATTAAAGAAGGATGTACCATCATGAAGAGACATGCTGAGAAGTTGAAACAAAAATTTGGTTCAGCTTTAGCTTCAGAATGTCAGGATAATGAAGTGGTTTGTATTCCTGGATTGAGAGGGCGTGATCCTAAAGAAATTTCAATTCGTAATCTGGCAGCAATTATCCAGGCAAGAATGGAAGAAATTATTGAGCACGTTTATTACGAAATCAAAAACTCTGGATACGAGAAAAAATTGATAGGAGGTATTGTTGTAACAGGTGGAGGAGCACAATTAAAGCATATCACTCAACTGTTTGAATACATTACCGGAATGGATACAAGAATTGGTTATCCTAATGAGCATTTGGCGTCATCTACTGTGGTAGATAATATTACAAGCCCAATGTATGCCACAGGTATTGGATTAGTAATCCAAGGCTTCAAACATAATAGCTATATGAATACTGAAGTGGAGGATAAATTCAATGCAGCCAAAAACCATTCAACTAAAAGAAAAGGAAGCTTCTTTGACAAGATTCTTACTAAGAGTAGAGCCTGGTTCGAAGAAGAAGATGAAGATTAA
- a CDS encoding cell division protein FtsQ/DivIB, with the protein MMKRWLKNTLWIVFFILVGVMMSFVDNSHDERIVGVPLVNIEVYEDMVFLTQDDIVQRLKDRNLVGDDKTYTLLELEKIEQVLNEMPEIKSAEVYSFLGGEWQIDVVLRRPIARIFNQNGSSCYLDNDGTLMPLSTNYTAHVLTVDGYINEEDYSKNVNDIINNDSLKTIEILDDLYAISNYVCLDKSLSAQITHIHINEYKEFELIPRVGDQRIMFGKAELIAGKFKKLEYFYSEGINRVGWENYDTINIMYKSQVVCSKR; encoded by the coding sequence ATGATGAAACGCTGGCTCAAAAATACCTTGTGGATTGTATTCTTCATACTTGTGGGTGTAATGATGAGTTTTGTGGATAATTCTCATGATGAAAGAATTGTAGGTGTACCTTTGGTTAATATTGAGGTGTATGAGGATATGGTATTCTTGACGCAGGATGATATCGTGCAGCGATTAAAAGATAGAAACCTAGTGGGTGATGACAAAACTTATACTTTGCTTGAGCTTGAAAAAATAGAACAGGTTTTAAATGAAATGCCTGAAATTAAATCGGCCGAAGTGTATTCGTTTTTGGGAGGTGAATGGCAGATAGATGTTGTTTTAAGAAGACCTATAGCTCGGATTTTTAATCAAAATGGTTCTTCATGTTATTTAGATAATGATGGTACGTTAATGCCTTTGTCTACCAACTATACAGCACATGTTTTAACCGTTGATGGATATATTAATGAAGAGGACTATTCCAAGAATGTTAACGACATAATCAACAATGATTCATTGAAAACTATTGAAATCTTAGATGATTTGTACGCGATTTCAAATTATGTTTGTTTAGATAAGAGTCTCTCTGCTCAAATTACTCATATTCACATCAATGAGTATAAAGAGTTTGAGTTGATTCCGAGAGTAGGAGATCAACGGATCATGTTTGGAAAGGCTGAGTTAATAGCCGGGAAGTTTAAAAAGTTAGAGTATTTCTACTCAGAGGGTATTAACCGAGTTGGCTGGGAGAATTACGATACAATTAACATTATGTATAAGAGCCAGGTAGTGTGCTCTAAAAGATAA
- a CDS encoding DUF2891 domain-containing protein produces MKRILFFVFAVGLKTVFGQVDTSYEKMYKLAKVPIECIHKEYPNKLNQTLTDSSHLQSPSELHPIFYGCFDWHSSVHGHWLLASLLNKYPGTTLEKEVIDLFDEQFQIPKVQKELLYFMPKLNKSFERTYGWAWILKLQVELKKSKHNSTHKLSENLQSLVDEIVKNYKTFLPKMVYPIRVGEHTNTAFGLSFALDYAREIGDKEFEELIIKRAKDFYLSDNGCPISWEPSGFDFISPCLQEAELMSKVLDEKDFKKWLESFMPQLFDSEFTLEPGKVLDRTDGKLVHLDGLNFSRAWCLYNIAKKLPKKLNHLNKIGDEHINSSKEQVLGSDYMGSHWLASFLVYALICQ; encoded by the coding sequence ATGAAAAGGATTTTATTTTTTGTATTTGCTGTTGGGCTTAAAACTGTTTTTGGACAAGTAGATACTTCATATGAAAAGATGTATAAACTGGCAAAAGTTCCCATAGAATGTATCCATAAGGAGTATCCAAACAAACTCAATCAAACATTAACAGACTCTTCTCATTTGCAATCACCAAGTGAACTGCACCCAATTTTTTATGGATGTTTTGACTGGCATTCTTCTGTACACGGTCATTGGCTACTAGCGAGTTTATTGAATAAGTATCCTGGAACAACGCTTGAAAAAGAGGTGATTGATTTGTTTGATGAACAGTTTCAGATTCCTAAAGTTCAGAAAGAATTACTGTATTTTATGCCAAAACTCAATAAATCTTTTGAACGCACTTATGGTTGGGCATGGATATTAAAACTACAAGTTGAATTGAAAAAATCAAAGCACAATTCCACTCATAAATTGTCTGAAAATTTACAATCCTTGGTAGATGAAATAGTCAAAAATTATAAGACATTTTTACCAAAAATGGTTTATCCAATCAGAGTAGGTGAACACACCAATACAGCTTTTGGGTTGTCCTTCGCCCTGGATTATGCAAGAGAAATTGGTGATAAAGAATTTGAAGAATTGATAATCAAAAGGGCTAAAGATTTTTATCTCTCTGATAATGGTTGCCCAATTAGCTGGGAGCCAAGTGGGTTTGATTTTATATCTCCTTGTTTGCAAGAAGCAGAACTTATGTCAAAAGTGCTTGATGAAAAAGATTTTAAAAAATGGCTTGAATCTTTTATGCCCCAATTGTTTGATAGTGAATTTACTTTAGAACCCGGAAAAGTGTTGGATAGAACAGACGGTAAACTTGTTCATTTGGATGGATTAAATTTTTCTAGAGCATGGTGTCTTTACAATATTGCTAAAAAGCTGCCTAAAAAGTTAAATCATCTAAACAAAATAGGTGATGAGCATATCAATTCATCTAAAGAGCAGGTGTTAGGTAGTGATTATATGGGCAGTCATTGGCTGGCCAGTTTTCTGGTTTACGCATTAATTTGTCAATAA
- a CDS encoding LytR/AlgR family response regulator transcription factor — protein sequence MEMIALIVDDEQNARELLENLVKTYCPGIKEVYVADNPIKGIELINQIEPDVLFLDINMPELNGFEMLDKLGGFNGHLVFTTAYDEYAIKAFKYHAINYLLKPISPASLEECYTYILDKFKTAPKQELDIKELLSDLVQKKQSQETIAIADKGGMLFLTIDEIIYLEGSGNYTTVFCVDKKYTTAKTLKSFVGSLNEDQFIRIHKSFIVNMKHVERYSTDNGGELILKNQTTLPVSRRKRSALDKFTI from the coding sequence ATGGAAATGATTGCTTTGATCGTGGATGATGAGCAAAATGCTCGCGAATTACTGGAGAATCTTGTAAAAACGTACTGTCCGGGTATCAAAGAAGTCTACGTCGCGGATAATCCAATTAAGGGAATCGAACTCATTAATCAAATTGAACCGGATGTTTTGTTTTTAGATATCAATATGCCTGAGCTAAATGGATTTGAAATGCTTGATAAATTAGGAGGGTTTAATGGTCACCTGGTGTTTACAACAGCTTATGATGAGTATGCCATCAAGGCATTCAAGTATCACGCTATTAATTATTTGCTTAAACCAATTTCTCCTGCTTCCCTTGAAGAGTGTTATACCTATATTCTTGACAAATTCAAAACGGCTCCAAAACAAGAGTTAGACATAAAAGAACTCTTGTCTGATCTGGTTCAAAAAAAGCAATCTCAGGAAACAATAGCTATTGCAGATAAAGGCGGTATGTTATTTCTTACAATTGATGAGATAATTTATCTTGAAGGTAGTGGAAACTATACAACAGTGTTTTGTGTAGATAAAAAGTATACTACCGCCAAAACGCTTAAGTCTTTTGTTGGTTCACTGAATGAAGATCAATTCATTAGAATTCACAAGTCTTTTATTGTGAATATGAAACACGTTGAGCGTTATTCTACAGATAATGGAGGAGAGCTTATTTTAAAGAATCAAACCACTTTACCGGTATCCAGAAGAAAAAGATCTGCATTGGATAAGTTTACCATTTAA
- the ftsZ gene encoding cell division protein FtsZ, translating to MEFDLPKDSSSIIKVIGIGGGGGNAVNHMYNEGIKGVDFVICNTDQQALDISPVPIKIQLGQSLTEGRGAGAIPEIGKNAAIENIDDIKSILAKNTKMVFITAGMGGGTGTGAAPVIAKVAKELDILTVGIVTVPFAFEGRKRKLQAEEGLEELRQNVDTLLIINNDRLREMFGNLSLGNAFAQADGVLATAAKGIAEVISVTGMINVDFNDVSTVMKDSGVAIMGSAQATGENRALDAVRNALSSPLLNDNDISGATYVLLNITYGNSEILMDEIGDITDYIQDEAGATADVIWGHGYDESLGDAISITVIATGFNSSPITGFERAPEKKVVDLEDDNVPTMITSPITSPTQSNTLETKSMDEVNAEMEVEEDEDEPFLIVKDEEEVSKQAEINWELNAMEETEMATDNNVEANQEDEEVIKHYLTDELEDEEVAYNESVEAKTILSPEEQSQKAKERLERIQSYTSKLKSAEGITDLEKEPAYKRKKIELEDTPHSSEDNMSKFTLSEGEEDENGQRKIELKENNSFLHDNVD from the coding sequence ATGGAGTTCGATTTGCCAAAAGATTCATCCTCGATCATTAAAGTGATTGGAATAGGAGGCGGTGGAGGAAACGCAGTCAATCACATGTATAATGAAGGGATCAAAGGTGTTGATTTCGTTATTTGTAATACCGATCAACAGGCTTTAGATATTTCTCCTGTTCCGATTAAAATTCAATTGGGCCAAAGCCTTACTGAAGGTCGTGGTGCCGGTGCAATTCCTGAAATCGGAAAAAATGCAGCCATTGAAAATATTGACGATATAAAATCAATTCTTGCAAAAAACACCAAGATGGTATTTATAACTGCCGGAATGGGTGGTGGTACAGGTACTGGTGCAGCTCCTGTGATTGCTAAGGTGGCAAAAGAATTGGATATCCTAACAGTTGGTATTGTAACTGTACCTTTTGCTTTTGAAGGTAGAAAAAGAAAGTTGCAAGCTGAAGAAGGTTTGGAAGAGTTAAGACAAAATGTTGATACTTTATTGATCATCAATAATGATAGATTAAGAGAGATGTTTGGTAATCTTTCTTTAGGAAATGCTTTTGCTCAGGCTGATGGCGTTTTAGCAACTGCAGCTAAAGGAATTGCTGAAGTAATTTCTGTTACAGGTATGATCAATGTTGACTTTAATGATGTTAGTACTGTAATGAAAGATTCTGGTGTAGCGATTATGGGATCTGCTCAGGCAACTGGTGAAAACAGAGCCTTAGATGCTGTAAGAAATGCATTGTCATCACCTTTATTGAATGATAATGATATTTCAGGAGCTACTTATGTGTTGCTGAATATCACATATGGTAATAGCGAAATTTTAATGGATGAAATTGGTGATATCACTGATTACATTCAAGATGAAGCAGGAGCAACGGCTGATGTGATTTGGGGACATGGATATGATGAGTCCTTAGGTGATGCCATTTCAATTACAGTTATTGCTACAGGGTTCAATTCTTCACCAATTACAGGTTTTGAAAGAGCACCTGAGAAAAAAGTAGTTGATTTAGAAGATGATAATGTTCCTACAATGATCACTTCTCCAATTACTTCTCCTACACAATCTAATACTTTAGAAACTAAAAGTATGGATGAAGTAAATGCTGAAATGGAAGTTGAAGAAGATGAGGACGAACCGTTCTTAATCGTGAAAGATGAGGAGGAAGTTTCTAAACAAGCTGAGATTAATTGGGAACTAAATGCCATGGAAGAAACTGAAATGGCTACTGATAATAACGTTGAAGCAAATCAAGAGGATGAGGAAGTAATTAAACATTATCTAACTGATGAGTTAGAAGATGAAGAAGTTGCTTACAATGAATCTGTAGAAGCTAAAACGATATTGTCTCCAGAAGAGCAGTCTCAAAAAGCTAAAGAAAGATTAGAGAGAATCCAGTCTTACACTTCTAAGTTGAAATCAGCTGAAGGTATCACGGATCTGGAAAAAGAGCCGGCGTACAAGCGTAAAAAGATTGAATTAGAAGATACTCCTCACTCTTCAGAAGATAACATGAGTAAATTCACTTTGTCTGAAGGAGAAGAAGATGAGAATGGACAACGCAAAATTGAGTTAAAAGAAAACAATTCGTTTTTACACGATAACGTTGACTAG
- a CDS encoding tyrosine-protein phosphatase produces MSLFKKLFGGTKLEPIDLSIIKTDLHSHLIPGIDDGSKSMEDSLAMLRKFKSLGYQKVITTPHIMIDYYKNNPEIILGGLEKVREALKTENIDIEIEAAAEYYLDPHFEELIAKKELLTFGDNHILFELSFMEEPPRVKDTIFSLITEGYKPILAHVERYPFYHSKWDIIEELKSRDCLLQLNINSLSGQYGPQVKKMAEQLIEKELIDVIGSDCHHMGHLEMMDGLRTNKHLHTIASKTNLLNKTL; encoded by the coding sequence ATGAGCCTCTTTAAAAAATTATTCGGTGGAACTAAGCTTGAGCCTATAGACTTGAGCATTATAAAAACAGACCTTCACTCTCATCTTATACCTGGGATTGATGATGGATCAAAAAGCATGGAAGACAGTTTAGCCATGCTTAGAAAATTCAAATCACTTGGTTACCAAAAGGTAATTACCACACCACATATAATGATAGATTATTATAAAAATAATCCGGAAATTATATTGGGTGGTCTTGAAAAGGTAAGGGAAGCCTTGAAAACCGAAAACATAGACATTGAAATAGAGGCTGCAGCAGAATATTATTTGGACCCACATTTTGAAGAGCTTATCGCCAAAAAGGAACTATTGACTTTTGGTGATAATCATATATTATTTGAGCTTTCATTCATGGAAGAGCCTCCAAGGGTAAAAGACACTATTTTTTCTTTAATAACTGAAGGTTACAAACCCATTTTGGCTCATGTAGAAAGATATCCTTTTTATCATAGTAAATGGGACATTATAGAAGAGCTTAAATCAAGGGATTGTTTATTACAATTAAACATCAATTCATTATCCGGACAGTATGGTCCACAGGTTAAAAAGATGGCTGAACAGCTTATTGAAAAGGAACTTATTGATGTTATTGGCTCAGACTGTCATCACATGGGACATTTAGAGATGATGGACGGACTGAGAACCAATAAACATTTGCATACCATTGCCTCAAAAACCAATCTTTTAAATAAGACTTTATAA